The genome window TTGCCATTCACGGTAAAATTACCCGACAAAACATCAAAATGCCCGTTAGCCTTAACATTGCCATTGGCAACAGCGTTTCCTGATGAAAATCCTGCCCACCAGCCAAAGTGATTTATGAAGTAAGAATAGTCAAAAACGCCTGAAGGCAGAATCCCAAACCTCATGGTAGCTATTAAGGTTGTGGATTCACTGCCGCCATTAGCATTGCCCTTCGCTTCAATAGTAACATCACGGCAATCTATATAAGGAGACTGAGGTCCGGGGTCTACAACTGATATTACGCGTGTTGAATATGAAGCGGCATTGCCCAAGGCAACGTCGGTATAAAACGTGGAATCATCAAGATTTTCCAGCCAATTGAAAGGCTGGGTAATTGGCGATACATTCTCATCGTAGAAGTTTCCCCAAATGTATTCGTTAACCGCTCTTTCCAACCCGGCTTCGGCAATATAAAATGCCTGAGAACTCCTCTTTACACTGCCTGAGATATCCATGTCGGTATTGGAATTAAATACCGCAGATATCCCAAGAATTGTTATCATTAGCAAAATCGGGATGACGATAATCATCGCCATGCCTTTACTGTTGGTCAATTTGTTAAACATAATATTTCTCCTTATGAAAACTATTTAGTTCTATATGTCCAATATTCCAGTGATCTCGGCAAATTGTTTTGATCAACCCATCGAATATCTACGTGGATTCGATAGACTCCACTTGGCACTGATGCATCCGATGCCGTACCGTCTATTGTTGTGTAGATATCAAATTTATTATTTACATTTAAATCGCTTTCAACAAACGGTAATGGCGAAAAACTCGGCACTGTTCGCATCGACTCAATTTTGTCCTGAGCGAGGCTATTAGCCGTAGATACACTTCGGGAAAACGAATTGGCATCCATAGTAATAGCCATTAAAGGCGCCAATCCTAGTATGCCAATGGCAACTATCAACATAGCCATAACTACCTCTATCAGGCTTATTCCTTTGTTTGAATTTATTAACTTTACCATAACTCCCTCTCTTTATAAATTTCTCAGGTTTACAACCTGGGATATAGTTCTTTCAAAGCACTCTCCACCCATAATATCATCATCATCTCTCGCTGATTTAGCCGTTAGGGATACCCTTACAGAGTTATTCCCAATATACGAAATATTAAAATCGCTAATCTCATCGGCAAAAATATTTGCCTGACCATTGACATCTTTAATAAGAGTTGGATGAAGGCTGTCTGAGTGATCAATATAGTATTTAACCGTAAATGTATCTCTGTTTACACACAATGTATCAGTCAAACCACTCAAAGAATCAATTGCAATTGGCACAATTGTGGTATCGGTTAAATTAAATCCAGCCATCCTCAATTCACGAATGATATCTTGAACCGATGCCCTGACATTCTGCTGCATTTCAGCGATTCCGTCCTGCGCTATACATTGCTGATTTGCCCTTAGAAAAAACGATAACGCCGCAGTAGCGACAATAGTTGTCAGAATCGCAGCTATAAGAAGTTCAAGTATTGTAAAACCATGTTTTTTTCTGATAATTATCATATTTTAACTCTCCTTCACGTTATTTTGTCTATTTATCATGCAAAGCTTGTGCCGGAGCGTTATTATAATCACAACTTGTTGATACGCTTATTGATAAATAGAAGCTGTTTAATAAAAGAACAGGCGGCTTAACTAAATATTATTAATTATCTTTATATTAATAATATCCCTTTATTCTTATATGTTTTAACAGGATACGGTATTTTTACATAGCTTTTTATTATATTAATCATAAACAATACATATAGGAATTACACCATAGTTTTGTAAAACATATCTGCTATCGTGTTTTGGGCGTGAGGATACCCACAATTTATGGTTTCGCTATAAACAACCATAGGCAGGCTAAATCTTAATAAGCGGTAGTCAAGTTTATCCGTTCTTGACGGGGATTCCATCCCTACATTTATTATTTTTTTATGAACATTGACAGCCGCTTTGTTAATAACCATATTAGACAAATTGGTAATAACTGAGAAAGATTGATTTTGAAAAAAAAAGATGTTGTTGAACTTCATGTTGATGATCTTGCCTTTGGCGGGCAAGGCGTAGCCAAACTTGATGGTAAAGTCATATTCGTTCAGGATGGCCTTCCCGGCGATTTTGCCAAGGTAATAATCAACAGGATAAAACCTGATTATTGCGAGGGTAGAGTTATAGAGATTATAAACCCTTCTCCATATCGGATTAAGCCTCTCTGTCAACATTTCGAGATTTGCGGCGGCTGCCGCTGGCAAAATTTCGAGTATGATAAGCAGCTTGAATACAAAGCGGAACAATTGAGAAACAATCTTATCCGAATTGGAGGCATCGAAAATCCATATTTGGAACCGATTATCAGCGCGAAAAAAATATACAATTACCGCAATAAAATGGAGTATTCATTTAACCGAAATAAAGACGGCGATCTGTTTTTGGGACTTCACTATGCAGGCTTTTTCGATAAGGTATTCAATGTCGAAAAATGCTGCCTTCAATCCGAACTTTCAAGCGAAATAGTAGTCTTTGTCAGGGACGAATGCAGCCGCCTGAAACTCCCGGCTTATCATATCAGGAACCATATCGGTTTGATGAGGTTTTTAGTTGTCAGGGAGGGTAAATTTACCGGCGAAACTCTGGTAAATATCGTAACCAGCGACCAGTTTGAGGGATATGAGGATAGGCTTTTGGGAATGGGAAATAATATCGCCTCAAAATTTGAAAATATCAACAGCATCCTCTGGACAATCAACAGTAAAAAAGCCAACATCGCCATAAGGGATATGCTGCCGCCCATGTTGAAAAACGGAATAATTAACGGGCGTGATTTTATTTATGAAAAGCTGAATAATTATCGTTTTCGCATATCAGCCGATAATTTTTTCCAGACTAATTCTTTTCAGGCTCAGGTATTATATGATACCATAATCGAATATGCCGAGTTTAACGAGCTTGATAAGGTAGTCGATCTTTATTGCGGAACCGGGACAATAGCTATATATATTTCAAACCTGGTCAAATCTGTAGTTGGTGTCGAAATAATGGCTTCATCAATTGACGACGCCTATATCAATGCGAAAGATAATGGCATACATAACGTTGAGTTCGTTGCCGGCAAAGTCGAGGATGTTGTCAAAGAGATTGGCGCTTATAATAAAATGATTATAGACCCGCCGCGGGCAGGATTACATCCGAAAGCGCTTAAGGGGATTATCGAAATTAAGCCGCAAACAATAATCTATGTCTCATGTAATCCATCAACACTGGCAAGAGATATTGCCGGTCTTGTTCAGGCTGGCTACAAACTTAGCAAAGCGACAGCAGTGGACATGTTTCCACATACATATCATATCGAGTCAATAGCAAAATTGGAACTAAAGTAATATGGAGGTCTTGTGTATAAGTTCTTACTTTTAACTGTTGCGTTTTTATTAACTGTATTGATGTCATCAACAATTGCCGGTCAAACCGAAGAATTGGAAAAATTGAGTCAGGATTATATCGATGTCAGAAGCAGCTTCTACCCCGTATGGGCTACAAGCGTTGGCATATTCGATTATGATTCCCTGCTTACGGATTATTCCTCAGAAAGGGTTTTTCAATACCGAAATAATATTTCCAAAATAATGCAGGAACTTCGGCAGATAAATATTAAGAAATTGAAAGGCGATGATTATATTAATTACAAGCTTCTGCTTTCCAATATTAGATACGATGAATTTATATTGGTGAAATTTCCATTTTATCAACATTCGACAGCTTTGTACCTTAATGAAGTGTTAAATTCCTTATACTATCTTCTGATTGACAATTCAAGGACTGACGAAGAAAAAGCGCCGTTTCTATTGGCCAGGATGAAACAAATCCCATATTTTTTTGAACAAAGGTGGGAACATCAACCCCTGATGGACAAGATATTTTATGAAATCGTCCTCGAATCGACTGATGGGGGGATTGAATTAATTGAAGAAACTGCAAAACTATTATTTGAGGTAGTGCCAGACAGCTCCCGAAGAATTGCCAGGTACAAAAAAGAAGCGATATCAAACCTTAAGAATCTCAAAATGTTTTGTGCTGTTGAAATTCAATATGCTCCTGAAAAGCATTTTATTGGCAAGGAAAACCTCGATTATCTTCTGAAAAATATCTATTTCCTTGATATCGATTCCGATTCCTTAATGAATCTTGGCTGGTACTGGTATAATAAAGCCAATGCCGCCATGGATTCAATTCAGGCAATAATCGACTCTAAACAGCCAGCCGATGATAAGGAAATCCCATTTGATAATTCGCTTACAAAGGATGACATATTCCAGTATTACCAGCGCGAAATTAACGAAACTGCCAATTTTTTCAAAAACCATGATATTGTTTCCATACCTGAAAACATCGGCAAATGTATTCCCGTTGAGATGCCTGCCTTCATGCGGTCAATGCATCGCGGGATAGCCTATCAACCGCCGGCTCCATTCAGCAGCGACCAAACCGGTTATTTCTATGTAAGGCCAATTCCCACATTGGATTCCGCAGCGATTGCCAAGTACAGCAATATTATTCAAAATAAACGCTTCAAAAGCTCTGTCGTTCACGAGGCTTTCCCTGGTCATCACCTTCAATTGAGCATTGCCAATAATAACCTTTCGCCATTACGTAAAATTCAGGATAATACCATGATGTCTGAAGGCTGGGCGCTATATTGCGAACAAATGGCGACCGAGCAAGGTCTGTTTGATAATGAAAATCTTGATGAACGCTGGCTGGGCGTTTATAGCGGCATCCGTTTCCGGGCAGTTCAGATGATAGTTGACTGTTCGCTGGCAGACAGTTCGATGACTCCCGATTCGGCGCTTGTGTTTATGAATAATATGCTTGGTGAAAACACCGATTATTTTACTTCCGAAATAAAGCGATATTGTGCTTATCCTACCCAGGCTTTAAGCTGCTTGACAGGCAAATTAATAATCCTTGATATACTTGAAAAGGCTCGCAAAAAAGAAGGCAGTTCGTTCTCATTGAAAGCGTTCCATGATAGGCTGCTGGCGGAGGGAACTATTCCTCCTTCATTAATAGCGAAAAAAATGAGCTTAAAAAAATAAAATAGTTTGAATTGTTGCCGATAATATCAGATATATGAAGATAATTCATACATCTGATATTAGGCTTGGCGCGCATTTTGTCGGCTTAAAACTTGCCGGAGATAAACTTCGAGCCGGGATTAAATCGACTTTTTCTAAAATCATTGATTACACTGTCAATGAAAAGGCGGACTTGCTTATAATCGCCGGCAATCTATTTGATAGTTATGACGTATCAAGGAATTTGCAGGACTACATCGCCGGTGAATTAAGCAGGCTGAATGACATACCCATTGTAATATTACCGGGCGCAAAAAATAATCTTGCCGATAATTCATTTTGGAAAAGTTGGAATAGCCTAAATTTATTAAAAAATGTACACACTATTACTGATACAAAAAAACCATATATAAACATAAGCCATCTGGATTGCACTGTGTATGGATTCCCTAAAAATTCTGCTAAAGACGCAAATGCACTTTCCCAACCAATTATCAAACAAAACACTAAATATCATATTGGGGTAATGTGTTGTCCGCCAGATGAAGTAAAAGCAGTAATAAGCAAAACCGGCCTGGATTTTGATTATGTCGCCCTGGGCAGCAATTACTCCTTTAGTGATTTTACGCAATTCGACATCAATGCGGCCTACAGTGGTTCGCCGGAGCAGCTTGATTTCAACCAAGAAGACGCCGGCAATATAGCCTGCGTTGAAATCGGTTCCCAAAACAAAGCAATTGTTAAAAAAGTTAATGTTGGTGTTTATAAATGGCAAACGATGGAAATTGACGCCAAAGAAATTTCAAGCAATGATGATTTAATTAACAAATTAAAGCCATTAGCAAATACCGATACTCTGCTTAAAGTAAAACTTACCGGTTTGGCGCTTTTTGAGTCATCGCTGATACCTGTATATGTTCAGCAGTTAATAGAAAATGAATTTTTGTATCTTGATATTATTGATGATATGAAAGTATTGCCTGAAAATATTTCTGAGGTTAAAGTATCGGAAAAAACGATTTTAGGTCAGTATATCAAGTATATGGCGCAAGAAATTAATAAGGGCGACGAAAGCCGCAAAAACCAGCTTGAAAAATCTCTAAAAGTCGGTTATATGCTCCTTCAAGGAAGGGAGCCGTGGTAATATGAGGCTTGCTAACCTAAAACTTGAAAATTTCGGTAAATTCGATAATTTCGAGTGTAATTTGACCGCTGGTTTA of Candidatus Zixiibacteriota bacterium contains these proteins:
- a CDS encoding prepilin-type N-terminal cleavage/methylation domain-containing protein encodes the protein MVKLINSNKGISLIEVVMAMLIVAIGILGLAPLMAITMDANSFSRSVSTANSLAQDKIESMRTVPSFSPLPFVESDLNVNNKFDIYTTIDGTASDASVPSGVYRIHVDIRWVDQNNLPRSLEYWTYRTK
- a CDS encoding DUF885 domain-containing protein, encoding MYKFLLLTVAFLLTVLMSSTIAGQTEELEKLSQDYIDVRSSFYPVWATSVGIFDYDSLLTDYSSERVFQYRNNISKIMQELRQINIKKLKGDDYINYKLLLSNIRYDEFILVKFPFYQHSTALYLNEVLNSLYYLLIDNSRTDEEKAPFLLARMKQIPYFFEQRWEHQPLMDKIFYEIVLESTDGGIELIEETAKLLFEVVPDSSRRIARYKKEAISNLKNLKMFCAVEIQYAPEKHFIGKENLDYLLKNIYFLDIDSDSLMNLGWYWYNKANAAMDSIQAIIDSKQPADDKEIPFDNSLTKDDIFQYYQREINETANFFKNHDIVSIPENIGKCIPVEMPAFMRSMHRGIAYQPPAPFSSDQTGYFYVRPIPTLDSAAIAKYSNIIQNKRFKSSVVHEAFPGHHLQLSIANNNLSPLRKIQDNTMMSEGWALYCEQMATEQGLFDNENLDERWLGVYSGIRFRAVQMIVDCSLADSSMTPDSALVFMNNMLGENTDYFTSEIKRYCAYPTQALSCLTGKLIILDILEKARKKEGSSFSLKAFHDRLLAEGTIPPSLIAKKMSLKK
- the rlmD gene encoding 23S rRNA (uracil(1939)-C(5))-methyltransferase RlmD, whose protein sequence is MKKKDVVELHVDDLAFGGQGVAKLDGKVIFVQDGLPGDFAKVIINRIKPDYCEGRVIEIINPSPYRIKPLCQHFEICGGCRWQNFEYDKQLEYKAEQLRNNLIRIGGIENPYLEPIISAKKIYNYRNKMEYSFNRNKDGDLFLGLHYAGFFDKVFNVEKCCLQSELSSEIVVFVRDECSRLKLPAYHIRNHIGLMRFLVVREGKFTGETLVNIVTSDQFEGYEDRLLGMGNNIASKFENINSILWTINSKKANIAIRDMLPPMLKNGIINGRDFIYEKLNNYRFRISADNFFQTNSFQAQVLYDTIIEYAEFNELDKVVDLYCGTGTIAIYISNLVKSVVGVEIMASSIDDAYINAKDNGIHNVEFVAGKVEDVVKEIGAYNKMIIDPPRAGLHPKALKGIIEIKPQTIIYVSCNPSTLARDIAGLVQAGYKLSKATAVDMFPHTYHIESIAKLELK
- a CDS encoding prepilin-type N-terminal cleavage/methylation domain-containing protein yields the protein MIIIRKKHGFTILELLIAAILTTIVATAALSFFLRANQQCIAQDGIAEMQQNVRASVQDIIRELRMAGFNLTDTTIVPIAIDSLSGLTDTLCVNRDTFTVKYYIDHSDSLHPTLIKDVNGQANIFADEISDFNISYIGNNSVRVSLTAKSARDDDDIMGGECFERTISQVVNLRNL
- a CDS encoding metallophosphoesterase codes for the protein MKIIHTSDIRLGAHFVGLKLAGDKLRAGIKSTFSKIIDYTVNEKADLLIIAGNLFDSYDVSRNLQDYIAGELSRLNDIPIVILPGAKNNLADNSFWKSWNSLNLLKNVHTITDTKKPYINISHLDCTVYGFPKNSAKDANALSQPIIKQNTKYHIGVMCCPPDEVKAVISKTGLDFDYVALGSNYSFSDFTQFDINAAYSGSPEQLDFNQEDAGNIACVEIGSQNKAIVKKVNVGVYKWQTMEIDAKEISSNDDLINKLKPLANTDTLLKVKLTGLALFESSLIPVYVQQLIENEFLYLDIIDDMKVLPENISEVKVSEKTILGQYIKYMAQEINKGDESRKNQLEKSLKVGYMLLQGREPW